One genomic region from Ammospiza caudacuta isolate bAmmCau1 chromosome 1, bAmmCau1.pri, whole genome shotgun sequence encodes:
- the UBXN2B gene encoding UBX domain-containing protein 2B isoform X1 yields the protein MADGGAAPAQPDGDVPAAPGAGARRDRPPRSSGRPPSARDLQLALAELYEDEAKRQSLCSDKPTSTKISNPKGSQSLKLDSLKRLRKPERSMSDDKENQRFYSGDSEYRGLQISGASTNPSKIVAELFKEAKEHGAVPLDEASRASGDFSKAKSFSGGGYRLGDSSQKHSEYIYGENQDVQILLKLWRNGFSLDDGELRSYSDPTNAQFLESVKRGEIPLELQRLVHGGQVNLDMEDHQEQEYVKPRLRFKAFSGEGQKLGSLTPEIVSTPSSPEEEEKSILNAPVLIDDSMPATKIQIRLADGSRLIQRFNQTHRIKHIRDFIIQSRPAFATTDFVLVTTFPNKELTDESLTLQEADILNTVILQQLK from the exons ATGGCGGACGGCGGGGCAGCGCCCGCGCAGCCGGACGGGGATGTGCCCGCGGCTCCGGGCGCCGGCGCCCGCAGGGACCGGCCGCCCCGGAGCAGCGGCCGCCCGCCCAGCGCCCGGGATTTGCAG CTGGCCTTGGCAGAATTATATGAAGATGAAGCTAAAAGACAGTCATTGTGCTCTGACAAGCCAACATCTACAAAGATCAGTAACCCAAAGGGATCACAGAG TCTTAAACTGGATTCTCTTAAAAGGTTGAGAAAACCGGAGAGAAGCATGAGCGAtgacaaagaaaaccaaag ATTTTATTCAGGTGACTCAGAATATAGAGGATTACAGATTTCTGGGGCTTCTACAAACCCAAGTAAAATTGTTGCTGAGCTCTTCAAGGAAGCAAAAGAACATGGCGCTGTCCCATTAGATGAAGCCTCGAGAGCATCTGGTGATTTCAGTAAAGCCAAG tcaTTTTCTGGTGGTGGATACCGATTGGGTGACTCATCACAGAAGCACTCTGAATACATATATGGAGAAAATCAGGAT GTTCAAATTTTGCTGAAACTGTGGAGGAATGGATTCAGTTTAGATGATGGCGAGTTGAGATCCTATTCAGATCCAACAAATGCTCAATTTCTTGAGTCGGTTAAAAGAGG AGAAATTCCTTTGGAACTGCAGCGACTTGTTCATGGTGGCCAGGTAAATTTGGATATGGAAGATCACCAAGAACAGGAATATGTGAAGCCCAGACTACGATTCAAAGCTTTCAGTGGTGAAGGGCAGAAGCTTGGAAG CCTTACACCTGAAATAGTCAGCACACCTTCTtccccagaggaggaggagaaatccaTTCTTAATGCACCTGTTCTGATTGATGATTCCATGCCAGCAACTAAAATTCAAATTAGATTAGCAGATGGAAGCCGGTTAATACAAAGATTTAATCAAACACACAG GATTAAGCATATTCGAGATTTCATTATCCAGTCCCGTCCAGCTTTTGCAACAACGGATTTTGTTCTTGTGACTACCTTTCCAAATAAAGAGCTAACAGATGAAAGCCTGACACTACAAGAAGCAGATATACTTAACACTGTGATTCTTCAGCAATTAAAGTGA
- the UBXN2B gene encoding UBX domain-containing protein 2B isoform X2, giving the protein MADGGAAPAQPDGDVPAAPGAGARRDRPPRSSGRPPSARDLQLALAELYEDEAKRQSLCSDKPTSTKISNPKGSQSLKLDSLKRLRKPERSMSDDKENQRFYSGDSEYRGLQISGASTNPSKIVAELFKEAKEHGAVPLDEASRASGDFSKAKSFSGGGYRLGDSSQKHSEYIYGENQDVQILLKLWRNGFSLDDGELRSYSDPTNAQFLESVKRGEIPLELQRLVHGGQVNLDMEDHQEQEYVKPRLRFKAFSGEGQKLGSLTPEIVSTPSSPEEEEKSILNAPVLIDDSMPATKIQIRLADGSRLIQRFNQTHREM; this is encoded by the exons ATGGCGGACGGCGGGGCAGCGCCCGCGCAGCCGGACGGGGATGTGCCCGCGGCTCCGGGCGCCGGCGCCCGCAGGGACCGGCCGCCCCGGAGCAGCGGCCGCCCGCCCAGCGCCCGGGATTTGCAG CTGGCCTTGGCAGAATTATATGAAGATGAAGCTAAAAGACAGTCATTGTGCTCTGACAAGCCAACATCTACAAAGATCAGTAACCCAAAGGGATCACAGAG TCTTAAACTGGATTCTCTTAAAAGGTTGAGAAAACCGGAGAGAAGCATGAGCGAtgacaaagaaaaccaaag ATTTTATTCAGGTGACTCAGAATATAGAGGATTACAGATTTCTGGGGCTTCTACAAACCCAAGTAAAATTGTTGCTGAGCTCTTCAAGGAAGCAAAAGAACATGGCGCTGTCCCATTAGATGAAGCCTCGAGAGCATCTGGTGATTTCAGTAAAGCCAAG tcaTTTTCTGGTGGTGGATACCGATTGGGTGACTCATCACAGAAGCACTCTGAATACATATATGGAGAAAATCAGGAT GTTCAAATTTTGCTGAAACTGTGGAGGAATGGATTCAGTTTAGATGATGGCGAGTTGAGATCCTATTCAGATCCAACAAATGCTCAATTTCTTGAGTCGGTTAAAAGAGG AGAAATTCCTTTGGAACTGCAGCGACTTGTTCATGGTGGCCAGGTAAATTTGGATATGGAAGATCACCAAGAACAGGAATATGTGAAGCCCAGACTACGATTCAAAGCTTTCAGTGGTGAAGGGCAGAAGCTTGGAAG CCTTACACCTGAAATAGTCAGCACACCTTCTtccccagaggaggaggagaaatccaTTCTTAATGCACCTGTTCTGATTGATGATTCCATGCCAGCAACTAAAATTCAAATTAGATTAGCAGATGGAAGCCGGTTAATACAAAGATTTAATCAAACACACAG AGAAATGTGA